A genomic window from Halorubrum lacusprofundi ATCC 49239 includes:
- the pan2 gene encoding proteasome-activating nucleotidase Pan2, with amino-acid sequence MSHSPSLPDRPRLELDPEMSETERLEAIRQHYRRILQVNDELEDRLDDAQDRRGELKSDVDGLKRENEVLKTTSLYIASVEEITDDGVVIKQHGNNQEVLTQASTTLESDLRPGDRVANNDSFAVQQVLDDETDSRAQAMEVTESPDVTYDDIGGIDDQIREVREAVEDPLEDPEQFEAVGVDPPSGVLLHGPPGTGKTMLAKAVANESDATFIKMAGSELVRKFIGEGARLVRDLFELAGEREPAVIFIDEIDAVAAKRTDSKTSGDAEVQRTMMQLLSEMDGFDDRGEVRIMAATNRFDMLDEAILRPGRFDRLIEVPEPNAEGRARILEIHTQDMNVAEGTDVSEVAADLEGYSGADIASLATEAGMFAIRDGRTEVTQADFEQAREKLQDAEKTEEQVINYQY; translated from the coding sequence ATGTCTCATAGCCCCTCACTGCCCGACCGTCCTCGTCTGGAACTCGATCCGGAGATGAGCGAGACGGAGCGGCTCGAGGCGATCCGCCAGCACTACCGGCGGATACTGCAGGTGAACGATGAGCTCGAGGACCGACTTGATGACGCGCAGGACCGGCGCGGCGAACTCAAGTCGGACGTGGACGGGCTGAAACGCGAAAACGAGGTGCTGAAGACCACCTCGCTGTACATCGCCTCCGTCGAGGAGATCACCGATGACGGAGTAGTCATCAAACAGCACGGCAACAACCAGGAGGTGCTGACGCAGGCGTCCACGACGCTTGAGTCCGACCTCCGGCCCGGCGACCGCGTCGCGAACAACGATTCCTTCGCGGTCCAGCAGGTGCTCGACGACGAGACCGACTCCCGGGCGCAGGCGATGGAGGTCACCGAGTCCCCGGACGTCACCTACGACGACATCGGCGGCATCGACGACCAGATCCGCGAGGTCCGCGAGGCCGTCGAGGACCCGCTCGAAGACCCCGAGCAGTTCGAGGCGGTCGGCGTCGATCCGCCGAGCGGTGTCCTCCTGCACGGCCCGCCGGGGACTGGGAAGACGATGCTGGCGAAGGCGGTCGCCAACGAGTCCGACGCCACCTTCATCAAGATGGCCGGCTCCGAACTGGTCAGGAAGTTCATCGGCGAGGGCGCCCGACTCGTCCGTGACCTGTTCGAGCTCGCTGGCGAACGCGAGCCCGCTGTCATCTTCATCGACGAGATTGACGCCGTCGCCGCCAAGCGGACGGACTCGAAGACGTCGGGCGACGCCGAGGTTCAGCGCACGATGATGCAGTTGCTCTCCGAGATGGACGGCTTTGACGACCGCGGCGAGGTCCGGATCATGGCCGCCACGAACCGCTTCGACATGCTCGACGAGGCGATCTTGCGTCCGGGGCGCTTTGACCGCCTCATCGAGGTGCCGGAGCCGAACGCCGAGGGTCGCGCGCGCATTTTGGAGATCCACACGCAGGACATGAACGTCGCCGAAGGGACGGACGTGAGCGAGGTCGCGGCCGACCTAGAGGGATACAGCGGCGCCGACATCGCCTCGCTGGCGACCGAGGCCGGGATGTTCGCGATCCGCGACGGTCGCACCGAGGTCACGCAAGCGGACTTCGAGCAGGCGCGCGAGAAGTTGCAGGACGCCGAGAAGACCGAAGAGCAGGTCATCAACTACCAGTACTAG
- a CDS encoding response regulator, translated as MSDAEAQPTVLAVDDEPDLAELYRVYLDATYDVRIATGGEEALSMMDESVDVVLLDRRMPEMSGHEVLEAIRGEGYDARIAMLTAVEPDVDIVDMPFDDYKTKPVSKEDLLALVEVLLHRAEFDEHSQEFFALASKKAALEAADTTNTDEYEELIDRMEAVRDRVDDTLDHLSARDAFAEIPGGIP; from the coding sequence ATGAGTGACGCCGAGGCGCAGCCCACGGTCCTTGCGGTCGACGACGAGCCCGACCTCGCCGAGCTGTACCGGGTGTACCTCGACGCGACCTACGACGTGCGGATCGCCACCGGCGGCGAGGAAGCCCTCTCGATGATGGACGAGTCGGTCGACGTGGTCCTCTTAGATCGACGGATGCCCGAGATGTCGGGCCACGAGGTGCTCGAGGCGATCCGCGGGGAAGGGTACGACGCGCGGATCGCGATGCTGACCGCGGTCGAGCCGGATGTCGATATCGTCGACATGCCGTTCGACGACTACAAGACGAAGCCCGTTTCGAAGGAGGACCTGCTCGCGCTCGTGGAGGTACTGCTCCACCGTGCGGAGTTCGACGAGCACAGCCAGGAGTTCTTCGCGCTGGCGTCGAAGAAGGCTGCGCTGGAGGCCGCCGATACGACGAACACCGACGAGTACGAGGAGCTCATCGACCGGATGGAGGCGGTTCGGGACCGCGTCGACGACACCCTCGACCACCTCTCCGCGCGGGACGCCTTCGCCGAGATTCCCGGCGGAATTCCGTAG
- a CDS encoding amphi-Trp domain-containing protein: MPEEVLFESESRRSRAEIAAYLRTVADSLESDNAITLQKGEQSVTMDPPARPTFEVKAEREGPDNGPGELSVEFELEWDEEGDGDDDGGDGGEGDGELAIE, encoded by the coding sequence ATGCCTGAAGAAGTCCTCTTCGAGTCGGAGAGCCGCCGGAGCCGCGCCGAGATCGCCGCGTATCTCCGGACCGTCGCGGACTCGCTGGAGTCCGACAACGCGATCACCCTGCAGAAAGGCGAGCAGTCGGTGACGATGGACCCGCCCGCACGGCCGACGTTCGAGGTGAAAGCCGAGCGCGAGGGGCCGGACAACGGACCGGGCGAGCTCAGCGTCGAGTTCGAATTGGAGTGGGACGAGGAGGGTGACGGTGACGATGACGGTGGCGACGGCGGGGAGGGCGACGGGGAGTTAGCGATCGAGTAG
- a CDS encoding aminopeptidase: protein MDARVREHAEIIADHSTDIQSGDDVVIQMPKEAEDLAVALHEICGDRGANPVYLNYSKRAQRAFKRSSDDFTEPSHRRALYEEADVFIIARGGSNATEDADIDPETNAAYNRAMEDVKRTRLSKTWCLTQYPTASHAQLAGMSTEAYENFVWDAVSLDWDEQREFQSNMVEILDTADEVRITSGEETDLTMDLSGNSTLNDYGEANLPGGEVFTAPVRDGVDGEVHFDLPLYRYGREIEGVRLRFEDGEVVSHSAERNEDLLTGILDTDEGSRHLGELGIGMNRQIDRFTYNMLFDEKMGDTVHMAVGSAYPETVGEGNEVNESAEHVDMIVDMSEDSVIEVDGEVVQRNGTFVFEDGF from the coding sequence ATGGACGCACGCGTTCGCGAACACGCGGAGATCATCGCCGACCACTCCACCGACATCCAGTCGGGCGACGACGTGGTCATCCAGATGCCGAAGGAGGCCGAGGACCTCGCGGTCGCCCTCCACGAGATCTGCGGGGATCGCGGTGCCAACCCCGTCTACCTCAACTACTCGAAGCGCGCCCAGCGCGCCTTCAAGCGCTCATCGGACGACTTCACCGAGCCGAGCCACCGACGCGCGCTCTACGAGGAGGCCGACGTGTTCATCATCGCGCGCGGCGGCTCGAACGCCACCGAGGACGCCGACATCGACCCGGAGACCAACGCGGCCTACAACCGGGCGATGGAGGACGTCAAGCGGACGCGGCTCTCGAAGACGTGGTGTCTCACGCAGTACCCGACCGCGAGCCACGCCCAGCTCGCCGGAATGAGCACCGAGGCGTACGAGAACTTCGTGTGGGACGCCGTCTCGCTCGACTGGGACGAACAGCGCGAGTTCCAGTCGAACATGGTCGAGATCCTCGATACCGCCGACGAGGTCCGGATCACATCCGGTGAGGAGACCGACCTGACGATGGACCTGTCGGGTAACTCCACGCTTAACGACTACGGCGAGGCCAACCTTCCCGGCGGTGAAGTGTTCACCGCGCCCGTGCGCGACGGCGTCGACGGCGAGGTTCACTTCGATCTACCACTCTATCGCTACGGCCGCGAGATCGAGGGGGTCCGGCTCCGGTTCGAGGACGGAGAGGTCGTCTCCCACTCCGCCGAACGCAACGAGGACCTGCTGACGGGGATCCTCGACACCGACGAGGGATCTCGGCATCTCGGGGAACTCGGCATCGGGATGAACCGCCAGATCGACCGGTTCACCTACAACATGCTGTTCGACGAGAAGATGGGCGACACCGTCCACATGGCGGTCGGTTCCGCGTACCCGGAGACGGTCGGCGAAGGCAACGAGGTCAACGAGTCCGCCGAGCACGTCGACATGATCGTCGACATGAGCGAGGACTCCGTCATCGAAGTCGACGGCGAGGTTGTCCAGCGCAACGGGACGTTCGTCTTCGAGGACGGGTTCTAA
- a CDS encoding M48 family metallopeptidase: MSRLAFRAAAAVVGVALLAVYLAAAAFVADALLFLWATRPDLPVLLALLAVVAVGSAYLSYWIGTAQVLASLEGDRLPRERAPDLHHRIDALAARMAVDRPALYVTDARAPNAFAVGGGSGGGALVMDRSLFRILSAREVEAIVAHELAHLETNDGLALAMADGIGRAVVGFTTVLALPALLALSGLAAASAWIRGRPGDRSGPFAWLHRALTNGLFAGFVLATLLARSRSRKREFAADDRAAEVTGDPIALARALRRIERAAEPSWPFTPLSTYKRTENPAERWLSTHPSIEERVERLRRRAAAQESTRRIPIGPSRGGRRR, encoded by the coding sequence ATGTCCCGGCTCGCGTTCCGCGCGGCCGCAGCCGTCGTCGGCGTCGCGCTGCTCGCGGTGTATCTGGCCGCGGCCGCGTTCGTCGCCGACGCGCTGCTGTTTCTCTGGGCCACACGCCCCGACCTCCCCGTTCTCCTCGCGCTGCTCGCCGTCGTCGCGGTCGGCTCGGCGTACCTCAGCTACTGGATCGGGACCGCACAGGTCCTCGCGAGTCTGGAGGGCGACCGACTGCCCCGCGAGCGCGCGCCCGACCTCCACCATCGGATCGACGCACTCGCGGCTCGGATGGCTGTCGACCGCCCGGCGCTGTACGTCACCGACGCCCGGGCGCCGAACGCGTTCGCGGTCGGCGGCGGATCGGGCGGCGGGGCCCTCGTGATGGACCGGTCGCTGTTCCGGATCCTCTCGGCGCGCGAGGTGGAGGCAATCGTCGCGCACGAACTGGCGCACCTCGAAACGAACGACGGGCTCGCGCTCGCGATGGCCGACGGGATCGGGCGTGCAGTCGTCGGGTTCACCACGGTGCTTGCGCTGCCGGCACTCCTTGCACTCTCTGGGCTCGCCGCCGCCTCGGCGTGGATCCGGGGGCGCCCCGGTGACCGGTCAGGTCCCTTCGCGTGGCTCCACCGCGCGCTCACGAACGGACTGTTCGCCGGCTTCGTACTCGCGACTCTCCTCGCCCGGTCGCGGTCGCGCAAGCGGGAGTTTGCGGCCGACGACCGTGCGGCTGAGGTGACCGGAGACCCCATCGCGCTTGCACGGGCGCTCCGGCGGATCGAGCGAGCCGCGGAGCCGTCGTGGCCCTTCACACCGCTGTCCACGTACAAACGGACCGAGAACCCGGCTGAGCGCTGGCTGTCGACGCACCCCTCGATCGAGGAGCGCGTCGAGCGCCTACGGCGGCGGGCGGCGGCACAGGAGTCGACCCGCCGAATCCCTATTGGGCCGTCGAGAGGGGGTCGACGCCGGTGA
- a CDS encoding acetamidase/formamidase family protein, translated as MSQQGVQEELYVDQYTLGLVGPDQEWAGTVADGGRVETYTPPGCWGPMVTPSFRGGHEVTRPIRVEGAEVGDAIAIHIRDVEVTSMATSTGSMAEREGAFGDDPFVDHRCPECGTTWPDSIVEGTGEDAIRCAECGANASSFGFEYGYTVAFDHENAVGVTLDKEGAHELALDAERVMDIPENARQHPILLYEPDGMPGTLGRLRPFIGNIGTTPSVTMPDSHNAGDFGQSLIGADHDYGVETEADLEKRTDGHMDISEVRAGATLICPVEIDGGGVYVGDLHANQGDGELSLHTTDVSGTVTMDVEVIEGLDIDGPVLLPNEEDLPFISKPYTDAERESGQNLGAEHGVDVEDDMAPIQVVGSGATVNDATQNAFDRAGKLLDMSEGEIRARCTFTGGVQIGRLPGVVQLDMLAPLDLLDERGLGDATREQYGL; from the coding sequence ATGTCACAACAAGGCGTTCAAGAGGAGCTGTACGTCGACCAGTACACGCTCGGGCTGGTCGGTCCCGATCAGGAGTGGGCCGGCACAGTCGCTGACGGCGGAAGGGTGGAGACGTACACGCCGCCGGGGTGCTGGGGGCCGATGGTCACGCCGTCGTTCCGCGGCGGCCACGAGGTGACCCGCCCGATCCGCGTCGAGGGCGCCGAGGTCGGCGACGCGATCGCGATCCACATCCGCGACGTCGAGGTGACAAGCATGGCCACCAGCACGGGCTCGATGGCCGAGCGCGAGGGTGCGTTCGGCGACGATCCCTTCGTCGACCACCGCTGTCCCGAGTGCGGGACGACGTGGCCCGACTCCATCGTCGAGGGCACGGGCGAAGACGCGATCCGCTGTGCCGAGTGCGGCGCTAACGCCTCCTCGTTCGGCTTCGAGTACGGGTACACCGTCGCGTTCGACCACGAGAACGCGGTCGGCGTCACCCTCGACAAGGAGGGCGCTCACGAGCTCGCGCTCGACGCCGAGCGCGTGATGGACATCCCCGAGAACGCCCGGCAACACCCGATCCTGCTGTACGAGCCGGACGGGATGCCCGGCACGCTCGGTCGCCTCCGACCCTTCATCGGGAACATCGGAACGACGCCGTCGGTGACGATGCCCGATTCGCACAACGCGGGCGACTTCGGCCAGAGTCTCATCGGCGCCGACCACGACTACGGCGTCGAGACCGAGGCAGATCTCGAAAAGCGCACCGACGGCCACATGGACATCTCCGAGGTCCGTGCGGGTGCCACGCTGATCTGCCCCGTCGAGATCGACGGCGGCGGGGTGTACGTCGGCGACCTCCACGCGAACCAGGGCGACGGCGAGCTCTCCCTCCACACGACCGACGTGAGCGGCACCGTCACGATGGACGTAGAGGTGATCGAGGGCCTCGATATCGATGGTCCCGTGCTGCTCCCGAACGAGGAGGATCTGCCCTTCATCAGCAAGCCCTACACTGACGCGGAGCGCGAGTCCGGCCAGAACCTCGGCGCAGAACACGGCGTCGACGTCGAGGACGACATGGCCCCGATTCAGGTCGTCGGCTCCGGCGCCACCGTCAACGACGCCACGCAGAACGCCTTCGACCGCGCCGGGAAACTCCTCGACATGAGCGAGGGCGAGATCCGCGCTCGGTGTACCTTCACCGGCGGCGTCCAGATCGGTCGACTCCCCGGCGTCGTCCAGCTCGATATGCTGGCGCCGCTGGACCTGCTCGACGAGCGGGGGCTCGGCGACGCGACACGGGAGCAGTACGGGCTGTAG
- a CDS encoding DUF6293 family protein, which translates to MQTHIVPVGFDYDRMIAPLIRDQFDVDRVILLEGTVGSEANVEYSRNIARKLEQDFRNLLGAETVREQLDDVYDYDAAFERAFDLINAELDRDEGVDDSDEREVWVNLCSMPRPVSFAFATAAHSIMVERQDDRDRIHTYYTAPEKYLETELAEELRANRDLLRELVEDDAVADDRVGDDRIAEQLATTTDLLAEFDERGTTIGAKRIGDSHVIELPVASFQNVKPFEELVLFTLGEHGEFESVSELAETLAADLNEQYTDSFRSKVIYNVDRLGPGGKGYIEREEHGKSYRTTLSRIGELWVRAHAGEDRELA; encoded by the coding sequence ATGCAGACCCACATCGTGCCGGTCGGCTTCGATTACGACCGCATGATCGCCCCGCTCATCCGGGACCAGTTCGACGTCGACCGGGTGATCCTCTTGGAGGGGACGGTCGGCAGCGAGGCCAACGTCGAGTACTCGCGCAACATCGCGCGCAAGCTCGAACAGGACTTTCGGAACCTGCTCGGCGCCGAGACCGTTCGGGAGCAACTGGACGACGTGTACGACTACGACGCCGCCTTCGAGCGCGCCTTCGATCTGATAAATGCGGAACTCGATCGGGACGAGGGAGTCGATGATTCCGACGAGCGCGAAGTGTGGGTGAACCTCTGTTCGATGCCGCGGCCCGTCTCCTTCGCGTTCGCGACCGCGGCCCACTCGATCATGGTCGAGCGGCAGGACGACCGCGACCGCATCCACACCTACTACACCGCCCCGGAGAAGTACTTAGAGACCGAACTCGCCGAGGAGCTCCGGGCGAACCGCGACCTCCTGCGGGAGTTGGTCGAGGACGACGCGGTAGCCGACGATCGCGTCGGCGACGACCGCATCGCCGAACAGCTTGCCACCACCACCGACCTGCTCGCGGAGTTCGACGAGCGCGGCACCACCATCGGCGCGAAGCGCATCGGGGACAGCCACGTGATCGAGCTTCCGGTCGCCTCCTTCCAGAACGTCAAGCCGTTCGAGGAGCTCGTGTTGTTCACCCTCGGCGAGCACGGCGAGTTCGAGTCGGTCTCCGAACTGGCCGAGACGCTCGCCGCCGACCTCAACGAGCAGTACACCGACTCGTTCCGCTCGAAGGTGATATACAACGTCGATCGGCTCGGCCCCGGGGGCAAGGGGTACATCGAGCGCGAAGAACACGGGAAGTCCTACCGAACCACTCTCTCGCGGATCGGCGAACTGTGGGTCCGGGCGCACGCCGGCGAGGATCGGGAGTTGGCGTAG
- the cofH gene encoding 7,8-didemethyl-8-hydroxy-5-deazariboflavin synthase subunit CofH codes for MNPARDPDATDRDAADLDDDFGFAEPATDQSFENALAKARDGDRLSIDDATELLATGTDTEGVDPVRKERVLELADRRRHEEVGDEITFVANLNNNVTTACNTGCLFCNFKDSAHAFEADSDADHVGFTKTPAESRAIVEDALDMGVYEVCSVSGLHPALALNEEHHEILQSYDDPESEVNYKPPEEYATDPGTYVEQIEAMSVGGIHLHSMTPEEAYHAARGTDWDYETVYRELAAAGLDSAPGTAAEILVDEVRDVICPGKIRTDDWVAAMEGAMAAGLDVTSTMMYGHVETVEHRAKHLGVIRDLQDRTGRITEFVPLSFIHQNTPLYRHGVVDSGPSHDEDELVVAVARLFLDNVDHVQASWVKSGDAHGLKLLNCGADDFMGTILSEEITKRAGGEYGEFRSFDDYVDMITAIGRTPVERSTDYRTRRRIDPDDNPHGPRLGPRADGTPMLSDSSSGGSGKSGASGASDGESSGADD; via the coding sequence ATGAATCCGGCGCGGGACCCCGACGCGACAGACCGCGACGCCGCCGACCTCGACGACGACTTCGGCTTCGCCGAGCCGGCGACCGACCAGTCGTTCGAGAACGCGCTCGCGAAGGCCCGCGACGGCGACCGCCTCTCAATCGACGACGCGACCGAACTGCTCGCGACCGGCACGGACACCGAGGGGGTCGACCCCGTCCGCAAAGAGCGGGTCCTCGAACTCGCCGACCGCCGGCGCCATGAGGAGGTCGGCGACGAGATCACGTTCGTCGCCAACCTCAACAACAACGTCACGACCGCCTGCAACACGGGCTGTCTGTTCTGCAACTTCAAGGACTCGGCGCACGCCTTCGAGGCCGACAGCGACGCCGACCACGTTGGCTTCACGAAGACGCCCGCCGAGTCCCGCGCGATCGTCGAAGACGCCCTCGACATGGGCGTCTACGAGGTGTGCTCGGTGTCCGGGCTCCACCCCGCGCTCGCGCTGAACGAGGAGCACCACGAGATCCTTCAATCCTACGACGACCCGGAAAGCGAGGTGAACTACAAACCGCCCGAGGAGTACGCCACGGATCCGGGCACCTACGTCGAGCAGATCGAGGCGATGTCGGTCGGCGGGATCCACCTGCACTCGATGACGCCCGAGGAGGCGTACCACGCCGCCCGCGGCACCGACTGGGACTACGAGACGGTCTACCGCGAACTCGCTGCGGCCGGACTCGACTCCGCTCCCGGCACCGCCGCGGAGATCCTCGTCGACGAGGTCCGCGACGTGATCTGCCCCGGGAAGATCCGCACCGACGACTGGGTCGCGGCCATGGAGGGCGCGATGGCGGCCGGCCTCGATGTCACCTCAACGATGATGTACGGTCACGTCGAGACGGTCGAACACCGCGCGAAACACCTCGGAGTGATCCGCGATCTACAGGACCGCACCGGCCGGATTACGGAGTTCGTCCCCCTCTCCTTTATCCACCAGAACACGCCCCTCTACCGCCACGGCGTTGTCGACTCCGGCCCCTCTCACGACGAGGACGAACTCGTGGTGGCGGTCGCGCGCCTCTTCTTGGACAACGTCGATCACGTGCAGGCCTCGTGGGTGAAGTCGGGCGACGCGCACGGACTGAAACTGCTCAACTGCGGCGCCGACGACTTCATGGGCACCATCCTCTCCGAGGAGATCACCAAACGCGCCGGCGGCGAGTACGGGGAGTTCCGCTCGTTCGACGACTACGTCGACATGATCACGGCGATCGGCCGCACGCCGGTCGAGCGCTCGACCGACTACCGCACCCGCCGGCGGATCGATCCCGACGACAATCCTCACGGACCGCGGCTCGGTCCTCGCGCCGACGGCACGCCGATGCTCTCGGACTCGTCGTCCGGCGGGTCCGGTAAGTCTGGCGCGTCTGGCGCGTCCGACGGGGAGTCGTCGGGCGCCGACGACTGA
- the hmgA gene encoding hydroxymethylglutaryl-CoA reductase (NADPH), translated as MTEPTPASLADRVSEGEIRFHELEAHADANTAAAARRRLVSETADADVDALGEYAFDAADAHGSNIENMVGAVQVPMGVAGPVAVDGGALSGERYLPMATTEGALVASINRGCSVVNDAGGATARVTKSGMTRAPIFRVADVAEAEALVSWVRDNEGVLREAAESTTSHGELLDVTPYVVGNNVYLRFRYDTKDAMGMNMVTIATREACDEIEAETDASLVALSGNLCSDKKPAAINAVEGRGRSVAADVEVPREVVEERLHTTPESIAEINTRKNLVGSAKAGGLGFNAHVANAVAAMFLATGQDEAQVVEGANAITTAETTPEGDLYLSVSLASLEVGTVGGGTGLPTQAAGLDILGVRGGGDPAGSNGDALAEAIAVGALAGELSLLAALGSRHLSSAHADLGR; from the coding sequence ATGACCGAACCCACACCCGCGTCGCTCGCCGACCGCGTCAGCGAGGGCGAGATTCGCTTCCACGAACTCGAAGCGCACGCCGACGCCAACACCGCTGCGGCCGCCCGGCGTCGCCTCGTTAGCGAGACTGCTGACGCCGACGTCGACGCGCTCGGCGAGTACGCGTTCGACGCGGCCGACGCCCACGGGTCGAACATCGAGAACATGGTCGGCGCGGTGCAGGTGCCGATGGGCGTCGCCGGCCCCGTCGCGGTCGACGGCGGCGCGCTCTCGGGCGAGCGCTACCTCCCGATGGCGACCACGGAGGGCGCGCTCGTCGCATCCATCAACCGCGGCTGCTCTGTCGTCAACGACGCCGGCGGGGCGACCGCGCGCGTGACGAAGAGCGGGATGACCCGAGCGCCGATCTTCCGCGTGGCCGACGTGGCCGAGGCGGAGGCGCTCGTCTCGTGGGTCCGCGACAACGAGGGGGTTCTTCGAGAGGCGGCCGAGTCGACGACGAGCCACGGCGAGCTGCTCGACGTGACGCCCTACGTCGTCGGTAACAACGTCTACCTGCGGTTCCGCTACGACACGAAAGACGCGATGGGGATGAACATGGTCACCATCGCGACCCGCGAGGCCTGCGACGAGATCGAGGCCGAAACGGACGCCTCGCTCGTCGCGCTCTCGGGGAACCTCTGTTCGGACAAGAAGCCGGCCGCGATCAACGCGGTCGAGGGGCGCGGACGCTCCGTGGCCGCCGACGTGGAGGTTCCCCGCGAGGTCGTCGAGGAGCGGCTCCACACGACGCCGGAGTCGATCGCGGAGATCAACACCCGGAAGAACCTCGTCGGCTCCGCGAAGGCGGGCGGGCTCGGCTTCAACGCCCACGTCGCCAACGCGGTCGCGGCGATGTTCCTCGCGACCGGGCAGGACGAGGCCCAGGTCGTCGAGGGGGCGAACGCGATCACGACCGCGGAGACGACGCCCGAGGGCGACCTGTACCTCTCCGTGTCGCTCGCGAGCCTCGAGGTCGGGACCGTCGGCGGCGGGACGGGGCTCCCGACGCAGGCGGCAGGGCTGGACATCCTCGGCGTCCGCGGCGGCGGCGACCCCGCCGGGAGCAACGGCGACGCGCTCGCGGAGGCGATCGCGGTGGGCGCGCTCGCCGGCGAGCTCTCGCTGCTCGCGGCGCTCGGCTCCAGACACCTCTCCTCCGCGCACGCGGACCTCGGGCGGTAG